A genomic stretch from Ignavibacteriales bacterium includes:
- a CDS encoding T9SS type A sorting domain-containing protein produces the protein MKNFKTFFRNLNRAKHLLFVLSVSISLLTVTRSYSQWIAAYPYTTPNLVWNTKFVNASTGYAAGNNGTIIKTTDSGLSWLPLASGTTEDLYFIFIQNENSVFISGSSGKLIKSTNGGQSWENIATGTTSYLSVVYFSDNTTGYIAGESGLIKRSTDGGSAWNDLTSGTSNDLNAIDFVNINTGFVTGESSIILKTTNAGLNWVEKFNDVYDLYALQFPDNNTGYAIGERLYKTLNSGENWTEITSYPVNSYISSIYFLSTSEGFTATDEGEIIRTTNGGTSWGIVNPDGVLSLNSITFPTSSTGYATGEGGLMLRSTNGGLNWMDLSGGIHNNLRSLTFTDQNTGFIVAAGGVIYKTTDGGTAWVQKDSGAINFMLDVTFPVPDTGYICAQVGKTFRSIDAGETWTEFASGSSFPLTAISFINSKTGYTAGWSGNMYKTTNAGVNWSPVTSGTTVTINSLTFADESTGYFCGNTGVIGKTTNSGNTWQLLTTGSSIHLQDIEFTDPSNGMAVGATGTVLRTTNGGTNWQSVSTGSVQQLNDISLPNSSTGYTVNTKGGIFKTTNGGLNWFQQTSPTSEWLYSVHFTDSEHGIAIGDNGIILKTTNGGTTFLNPISGTIPARFDLEQNYPNPFNPSTKIRFNVPGNTDGIIKLAVYDITGREISLLVNSKLSPGSYEYTFDGSKFSSGVYFYKLQTAEFVETKRMVLVK, from the coding sequence ATGAAAAACTTTAAAACATTTTTCCGGAATCTTAACAGGGCTAAACATCTCCTTTTTGTCTTATCCGTATCGATTTCCCTATTGACCGTGACAAGGTCCTATTCACAATGGATTGCCGCTTACCCATATACAACACCAAACCTGGTGTGGAATACAAAATTCGTTAATGCGAGCACCGGGTATGCCGCGGGCAATAACGGGACCATTATTAAAACAACCGACTCAGGTTTATCCTGGTTGCCTTTAGCAAGCGGAACCACCGAAGACCTTTACTTTATTTTCATACAAAATGAAAACTCGGTATTTATCTCCGGATCATCGGGAAAACTTATTAAGTCAACCAACGGCGGACAAAGCTGGGAGAATATTGCAACGGGTACTACTTCGTACTTATCCGTTGTGTATTTCTCGGACAATACAACCGGGTATATTGCCGGTGAAAGCGGGCTCATTAAGAGATCTACTGACGGCGGAAGCGCATGGAATGATCTTACGTCAGGAACTTCGAACGATTTGAATGCTATCGACTTTGTTAATATTAATACCGGCTTTGTAACCGGAGAATCTTCTATCATATTAAAAACCACCAATGCCGGCCTGAACTGGGTGGAAAAATTTAATGATGTTTACGATCTTTATGCCCTGCAATTTCCGGACAATAATACCGGCTACGCCATTGGAGAACGTTTATATAAAACCTTAAATTCCGGTGAGAACTGGACTGAAATTACATCATACCCAGTGAACTCTTATATTAGTTCGATATATTTTTTAAGCACAAGCGAGGGCTTCACCGCTACGGATGAAGGGGAAATTATCCGTACGACAAACGGAGGAACGAGCTGGGGTATTGTCAATCCTGACGGCGTATTGAGCTTAAACTCCATCACCTTCCCAACATCATCTACCGGCTATGCCACAGGAGAGGGGGGTTTGATGCTGAGATCGACAAACGGCGGCTTGAACTGGATGGACCTTTCCGGAGGAATACATAATAATCTTAGATCCCTTACTTTCACAGATCAAAATACCGGGTTCATCGTAGCAGCTGGAGGAGTGATATATAAAACAACAGATGGCGGTACTGCCTGGGTACAAAAAGACAGCGGTGCGATTAACTTTATGTTAGATGTGACTTTTCCTGTTCCGGATACCGGTTATATCTGCGCCCAGGTTGGAAAAACATTTAGGAGTATAGACGCAGGTGAGACGTGGACCGAATTTGCAAGCGGATCATCTTTTCCACTAACGGCAATCTCTTTCATTAATTCAAAGACCGGATATACAGCAGGGTGGTCCGGGAATATGTATAAGACAACTAATGCGGGAGTCAATTGGAGTCCTGTAACATCCGGTACGACTGTTACGATAAATTCATTAACCTTTGCTGACGAATCTACAGGGTATTTCTGCGGTAATACAGGTGTGATCGGGAAAACTACTAATTCGGGCAATACGTGGCAGCTTCTTACAACTGGAAGCAGTATACATCTTCAGGATATAGAATTTACGGATCCTTCCAATGGAATGGCAGTTGGCGCGACTGGCACAGTACTTAGAACAACAAACGGAGGGACTAACTGGCAGTCGGTCTCGACAGGCTCGGTCCAGCAGCTTAATGATATTTCTCTCCCAAACAGTTCAACCGGCTATACTGTAAACACAAAAGGAGGAATCTTTAAAACTACCAATGGAGGCTTAAACTGGTTCCAGCAAACTTCTCCCACTTCCGAATGGTTGTACTCTGTCCATTTTACAGATAGCGAGCATGGTATCGCCATTGGTGATAATGGAATTATACTAAAAACTACTAACGGCGGGACAACCTTCCTAAACCCGATCTCCGGAACTATACCCGCAAGGTTCGATCTCGAGCAAAACTATCCGAACCCGTTCAACCCATCGACAAAGATCCGTTTTAATGTTCCCGGAAATACGGATGGAATTATTAAGTTGGCAGTATATGACATCACAGGAAGGGAGATCTCCCTTCTTGTAAACTCCAAACTCTCTCCCGGCTCATACGAATACACTTTTGATGGCTCGAAGTTCTCAAGCGGGGTTTATTTTTACAAACTCCAAACTGCAGAGTTTGTTGAAACCAAAAGAATGGTATTAGTTAAATAA
- a CDS encoding SH3 domain-containing protein, with product MKKFILLGIFTFFITSLGFSQHIDTLINADINPNRKVERIEVKFDPEGGYGYILKVDNKEYKGELLNGDYAYAALIDMDDSDGYIEIAIIDVGPSDGHDAYMFRFDGDIKPLGTISGMSQPDPVGNGIVESFWWMGFWGFNKQYKLKDGKIIELTKEIYPVKDVEATATQTFELRESRDENSKVAGTVKIGANVKFLEADITPVCINSAGYEDDDECDWFRVVTDDGTTGWVQLKDFRDKVDGLIWAG from the coding sequence ATGAAAAAATTTATTTTACTGGGCATTTTTACATTTTTTATCACTTCCCTTGGGTTTTCACAGCACATCGATACCTTGATCAATGCCGACATCAACCCTAACCGTAAAGTGGAGAGGATAGAAGTTAAGTTCGATCCTGAGGGCGGGTATGGATATATTTTGAAGGTCGATAACAAAGAATACAAAGGCGAATTGCTTAACGGCGACTATGCTTATGCCGCGCTTATAGATATGGACGACAGTGACGGTTACATAGAGATAGCAATCATTGATGTCGGACCGAGCGACGGTCACGACGCATACATGTTCCGCTTTGACGGAGACATAAAACCCCTCGGTACTATCAGCGGTATGTCACAGCCTGACCCCGTAGGAAATGGCATCGTCGAATCATTCTGGTGGATGGGCTTCTGGGGATTTAATAAACAATACAAGCTCAAAGACGGTAAGATCATTGAACTAACGAAAGAAATTTACCCGGTCAAAGACGTTGAAGCCACCGCAACCCAGACTTTTGAGCTCAGAGAGAGCAGGGATGAAAATTCCAAAGTAGCCGGCACAGTAAAGATTGGCGCTAATGTTAAATTCCTTGAAGCAGACATTACTCCCGTATGTATAAATTCGGCCGGCTATGAAGATGACGATGAATGCGATTGGTTCAGAGTTGTAACCGACGACGGCACGACAGGCTGGGTACAGTTAAAAGACTTCCGCGATAAGGTGGACGGGCTTATCTGGGCTGGATAA
- a CDS encoding TetR/AcrR family transcriptional regulator has product MVTTEKDKKEAIFNATLKLITENGFDATPMSAIAKEADVAAGTIYTYFENKEELINKLYLKLKEKLTNAVTEGYKPGLSIRVAMELFWNNYVQFFLKNPMDFRFFEQFTSSPYINKYTKEEGLRIFHPVLELFEKAKAEKAIKDLPNDIILAHFFAPVKSLIALHVNNNFNLNDSNLNSVFQASWDSLKS; this is encoded by the coding sequence ATGGTTACGACAGAAAAAGATAAAAAGGAAGCAATATTCAACGCCACCTTAAAACTTATCACTGAGAACGGCTTTGACGCTACACCTATGTCTGCTATCGCAAAGGAAGCCGATGTTGCCGCAGGTACGATATATACGTATTTCGAAAATAAGGAAGAGCTGATAAATAAGCTCTATCTTAAGCTGAAAGAAAAACTCACCAATGCCGTTACAGAAGGCTACAAACCCGGGCTCTCCATCAGGGTTGCAATGGAGCTTTTCTGGAATAATTATGTACAATTTTTCCTTAAAAATCCTATGGATTTTAGGTTTTTTGAGCAATTCACCAGCTCACCATATATTAATAAATACACTAAAGAAGAAGGACTTCGAATATTTCATCCTGTGCTCGAGCTCTTCGAAAAAGCTAAAGCCGAGAAGGCGATCAAGGATCTGCCCAACGATATTATACTGGCGCATTTCTTTGCTCCAGTCAAAAGCCTGATCGCTTTACATGTAAATAATAATTTCAACCTTAACGACAGCAACTTAAACTCAGTTTTCCAGGCATCCTGGGATTCTTTAAAAAGCTAA
- a CDS encoding aldo/keto reductase, producing the protein MKTRKLGHSDIEVSAIGLGTMGMSEFYGQTNEEESIKTIHTALDNGVNFFDTSDMYGIGHNETLLGKAIKDRRDEAVIATKFGVLRNAETRGFAGVSGKPEYVKQSCEGSLKRLGIDTIDLYYQHRIDLEVPVEETIGAMAELVKEGKVRCLGISEASADTLRRANSVHPISALQSEYSLWTREIEDDILPTARELGVSLVAYSPLGRGFLTGKYKKIEDFDENDYRRSSPRFMGDNFQKNLDLVAKIEEVANELKCTPSQVALAWVLAQGDDIIPIPGTKRVKYLLENIAAVDIDLMPDEMESIDNIANEVMGTRYPEASMKTVSR; encoded by the coding sequence ATGAAAACTAGGAAGTTAGGACACAGTGACATTGAAGTTTCTGCGATTGGGCTTGGTACTATGGGCATGTCCGAATTTTACGGACAGACCAACGAGGAAGAGTCTATCAAAACGATCCACACCGCTCTGGATAATGGAGTTAATTTTTTTGATACCTCTGACATGTACGGTATCGGGCATAACGAGACTCTGCTGGGAAAAGCCATCAAGGACAGAAGAGATGAAGCCGTCATCGCGACTAAGTTTGGTGTGCTGAGAAACGCTGAGACGCGGGGCTTTGCGGGTGTAAGCGGCAAGCCGGAATACGTTAAGCAGTCTTGTGAGGGAAGCTTGAAACGCCTCGGTATCGATACGATCGATCTGTATTACCAGCATAGGATAGACCTGGAGGTACCCGTCGAGGAAACTATCGGCGCTATGGCAGAGCTGGTCAAAGAAGGAAAGGTCCGCTGCCTCGGGATCTCTGAAGCATCAGCGGATACTCTCCGAAGAGCGAATTCGGTTCACCCGATCAGCGCGCTTCAGTCGGAGTACTCTCTCTGGACCAGGGAGATCGAAGATGACATCCTGCCAACCGCCAGGGAGCTTGGAGTTTCACTTGTGGCGTACAGTCCTCTTGGCAGAGGATTCCTTACGGGAAAATATAAAAAGATAGAGGACTTTGACGAAAATGATTACAGGAGAAGTTCGCCGAGGTTTATGGGTGACAATTTCCAGAAAAATCTCGACCTCGTAGCAAAGATCGAAGAGGTCGCGAACGAATTAAAATGCACGCCTTCTCAGGTTGCTCTTGCATGGGTTCTCGCTCAGGGTGACGACATTATTCCGATACCCGGCACAAAAAGGGTAAAGTATCTTCTTGAAAACATAGCTGCAGTAGATATTGACCTGATGCCCGATGAAATGGAAAGTATTGACAACATTGCCAATGAAGTTATGGGAACACGGTATCCCGAAGCCAGCATGAAAACCGTGAGCAGATAA
- a CDS encoding serine hydrolase produces MRKLMLLLLVLLALSLSAQAQDTIKQKIDSVANVYLSRPNNVGLMVGIFRQRTSPSIEPVPEFYGYGHIRKDTSSPAPDSLTVFKLGSVGKTFAATILAFLVEYNIATVTLYDRINKYLPDTLNIPVWVDSLSGDTTFITLRDLAMHISGFPDEPSNHVNPPGYTVQKMYEFLNSYTLPYEPGSHWVYSNYGFGLLGVIETIVMHQPYDSISLRVIADSLEMPDTRVFPTPEMKLRLALGYNHKNGNVDTAATSPAFYGAGGHYSCMKDMMRYLRYQIGFGNKPSMNKLLDTLHLERRYAYNNTSWQGLAWQMNYLYKDKSSEKRIWKDGATAGYSTFICWLPLTRTGVVVLSNSTDAVDSYAIEMLKIINPLESLGGIGIQQISTEIPDKYNLYQNYPNPFNPTTQIKFDIPLNKSFISLKVYDSLGQEVANLVEGEFSPGTYSYTFDGGNLSSGVYYYSLQVDGEPAGTRKMVILK; encoded by the coding sequence ATGAGAAAGCTAATGCTTTTGTTATTGGTCCTTTTAGCCCTGAGTTTATCAGCTCAGGCGCAGGATACGATCAAGCAAAAGATCGATTCAGTTGCGAATGTGTATCTTTCGCGTCCGAATAACGTCGGATTGATGGTAGGGATATTCAGGCAGAGGACATCGCCGAGCATAGAGCCGGTGCCGGAATTTTACGGATACGGACATATACGAAAGGACACAAGCTCTCCCGCTCCCGATTCGCTTACTGTTTTTAAATTAGGCTCGGTAGGAAAAACATTCGCCGCGACGATACTTGCTTTCCTTGTGGAGTACAATATCGCGACAGTTACGCTGTATGACCGTATAAACAAATACCTGCCGGACACTTTGAATATTCCTGTGTGGGTAGATTCTTTGAGCGGAGACACGACGTTCATTACTCTCAGAGATCTTGCGATGCATATTTCGGGGTTCCCGGATGAACCATCGAATCACGTAAATCCGCCGGGCTATACGGTTCAGAAAATGTATGAATTTTTGAACAGTTATACATTGCCGTATGAGCCGGGTTCGCATTGGGTGTATTCAAATTACGGTTTCGGGCTACTGGGTGTGATCGAAACTATAGTCATGCACCAGCCATATGATTCAATTTCGCTCAGGGTTATCGCGGACTCGCTCGAAATGCCGGATACGCGGGTATTCCCGACTCCCGAGATGAAGTTACGGCTCGCGCTGGGGTACAATCATAAAAACGGGAATGTAGATACCGCGGCAACGTCACCGGCTTTTTACGGGGCGGGCGGTCACTATTCGTGCATGAAGGATATGATGAGATACCTAAGATACCAGATAGGCTTTGGGAATAAGCCGAGCATGAATAAATTGCTGGACACACTTCATCTCGAGAGGAGATATGCTTACAATAATACAAGCTGGCAGGGGCTTGCCTGGCAGATGAATTACCTATATAAAGACAAGTCTTCCGAAAAAAGGATATGGAAGGACGGAGCTACAGCGGGGTATTCCACATTTATCTGCTGGCTCCCTCTAACGAGAACAGGGGTGGTAGTGCTGTCGAATTCGACAGACGCTGTGGATAGCTACGCAATAGAGATGCTGAAAATAATCAACCCGCTCGAATCGCTTGGCGGGATAGGGATACAGCAGATCTCGACGGAGATACCGGATAAATATAATCTATATCAAAACTACCCGAACCCGTTCAATCCGACGACACAGATAAAGTTCGATATACCTTTGAATAAGAGCTTCATATCACTTAAGGTTTATGATTCCCTGGGGCAGGAAGTTGCCAATCTTGTCGAGGGGGAGTTTTCCCCGGGAACATACAGCTATACATTCGACGGCGGGAATTTAAGTTCAGGAGTTTATTATTATTCCCTACAAGTCGATGGAGAACCGGCAGGAACGAGGAAGATGGTAATTTTGAAGTAA
- a CDS encoding tetratricopeptide repeat protein: MIDFEEIKSKLAERGSSREDFEEKVDILNRMAYDIRSDNPEKSLSMAQVALDTSEKIGYDKGRAFAVFNQALANDKLAKFQDALSAFEKASIEFEKVGDEYSRGRAIRGIGKAYKKLFKLRDSIDYLLKSIEIFESIGEDRLKGEAMGEVADSYHVLNEHATALEYYLKALDLFILTGNKARLSAMYNRVAIINMQLGETQEAIEYYKKSLDLKRQLGDRINEALTLNNIGLICENNEGHDQALKYFNQALDINNEIGEKINGAICKINIADVLIKQEKLDEAEKVLNEAKEILEPSREKNYKAHLYLSYAKLYAQKKEYYDAIHLVNDAIAIANEIEAKDLILDSYMCYSECHSGLLDFEKAHEYFKKYYDLKNEIFNKEMYEKIKNLQYKYERETALKEAETQKKRGQELEKALKQVEELNENLQKMNEEKNTFMALVAHDLKNPLNAVLGYAQLVRVNPQQFSETEYKEMFNDIEVSARIMTELITNYLEFTTIEAGKVELDMREIDISKIARYVTDSFASRADSKKIILEYNSNPAEININADKNALMQILDNLVSNAVKFSNPGKRVILSLSANDSTARCVVTDEGPGISPEDMQKLFKKFSRLSARPTAGESSTGLGLSIAKKLTEDMNGKIWCESEEGKGTSFLLEFQLSK, translated from the coding sequence ATGATAGATTTTGAAGAAATAAAAAGCAAGCTTGCCGAACGCGGCTCCTCCAGGGAAGATTTTGAGGAAAAGGTTGATATATTAAACCGGATGGCTTATGATATCCGCTCAGATAATCCGGAGAAATCTCTGTCAATGGCGCAGGTTGCTCTGGATACATCGGAAAAGATAGGCTACGACAAAGGAAGGGCATTTGCAGTTTTTAACCAGGCGCTTGCTAACGACAAGCTTGCAAAATTTCAAGATGCGTTAAGTGCATTCGAAAAAGCATCTATTGAGTTTGAAAAAGTAGGTGATGAATACAGTCGTGGACGGGCAATACGCGGAATAGGGAAAGCGTACAAAAAGCTGTTTAAGTTACGAGACTCTATAGATTATTTACTGAAGAGTATCGAAATATTTGAATCGATTGGCGAGGACAGGCTAAAGGGGGAAGCCATGGGAGAGGTTGCCGATTCATATCATGTGTTAAATGAACACGCGACAGCGCTAGAATATTATCTAAAAGCTCTCGATCTTTTTATACTAACAGGCAATAAGGCGCGCCTTTCTGCAATGTACAACAGGGTTGCTATTATCAACATGCAGCTTGGCGAGACACAGGAGGCGATCGAGTATTATAAGAAGAGCCTTGATTTGAAAAGACAGTTGGGAGACAGGATCAACGAAGCCCTTACGCTGAACAACATCGGGCTTATCTGCGAGAACAATGAGGGTCATGACCAGGCGCTAAAATATTTTAACCAGGCGCTGGACATCAATAATGAGATCGGAGAAAAGATCAACGGGGCAATTTGCAAAATTAACATTGCTGATGTATTAATAAAGCAAGAGAAGCTCGACGAAGCGGAGAAGGTGTTGAACGAAGCAAAGGAAATTTTAGAGCCATCGAGAGAAAAAAACTACAAAGCGCATTTGTATTTAAGCTACGCAAAACTATACGCACAGAAAAAGGAGTACTATGACGCCATACATCTGGTAAATGACGCAATTGCCATTGCGAACGAAATAGAGGCGAAGGACCTTATCCTGGATTCGTATATGTGTTACTCGGAATGCCACTCGGGGCTTCTGGATTTCGAAAAGGCGCATGAGTATTTTAAGAAGTATTACGACCTGAAGAACGAGATCTTTAACAAAGAGATGTACGAGAAAATAAAGAATCTCCAATATAAGTACGAAAGAGAAACAGCGCTAAAGGAAGCTGAGACACAAAAGAAAAGAGGGCAGGAATTGGAGAAGGCGCTTAAACAGGTGGAGGAGCTGAACGAGAACCTGCAGAAAATGAACGAAGAAAAGAACACTTTTATGGCGCTGGTAGCGCACGACCTTAAGAATCCGCTGAACGCGGTACTGGGCTATGCTCAGCTGGTCAGGGTGAATCCCCAGCAATTTTCCGAAACGGAATACAAAGAGATGTTTAACGACATAGAAGTGAGCGCCCGGATAATGACGGAACTTATAACGAACTACCTAGAATTTACAACCATAGAGGCAGGCAAGGTCGAGCTCGATATGCGGGAAATAGATATTTCAAAGATAGCGCGGTACGTTACGGATTCGTTTGCAAGCAGGGCTGACTCCAAAAAAATAATTCTCGAATATAACAGCAACCCGGCGGAGATAAATATAAATGCCGACAAGAATGCTTTAATGCAAATCCTCGACAACCTGGTGTCGAATGCCGTTAAGTTTTCTAACCCGGGTAAGAGAGTTATACTTTCGCTTTCAGCTAATGACTCGACAGCGAGGTGTGTAGTCACAGATGAAGGTCCCGGTATCTCACCGGAAGACATGCAAAAGCTTTTCAAGAAATTTTCACGCCTGTCGGCGCGCCCAACTGCCGGGGAAAGTTCGACCGGTTTGGGACTGTCCATTGCCAAGAAACTCACCGAAGATATGAACGGGAAGATATGGTGCGAGAGCGAAGAGGGAAAAGGCACCTCATTTTTGCTGGAATTCCAGCTGTCGAAGTAG
- a CDS encoding tetratricopeptide repeat protein, translating to MKIQDLEKNLPNLGPEERIVTLKNSTEVFKSSGDSESLAHALLLLGNEYRSAGEYSLATECFNGSAEIFETTGDLYGEAASLNNLGFTNKAIGDNQAALGNYEKALSLYRALGDADHEYIVLLNIAKLYFSMKEYLEAVEYYEDALSLKEGEGDEGTAEIVRTIAESYLNMGENEKAGSVIADNAPLLTKYPQDQVKPQAESEAKQESILPTTGKKHISISRGVRNYLTSIIGYSQYIKANTSLSFDEITEMMDDIEVSALTITELVNNIDMYEAMTEGKLELNKSEFNFPDIVSLAMRQSSAKIQSKRINSIFKTSKEIIPINSDKRIVLQILNNLISNAVRFTPPGKNIYAYVSPDGELVRCEIIDEGGGISEAEASQLLSSDADVDHPGVEDPIGVGLVVAKNLAELVGGKLRCESMLGKGSAFVLELPAV from the coding sequence GTGAAGATCCAGGACCTTGAAAAAAATCTCCCGAATCTCGGACCTGAAGAAAGAATCGTTACGCTAAAGAACTCTACAGAAGTGTTTAAATCTTCCGGCGACTCCGAATCTCTCGCACACGCACTGCTATTGCTCGGCAACGAGTACAGGTCTGCGGGCGAGTACAGCCTGGCTACAGAATGTTTTAACGGGAGCGCGGAGATATTTGAAACGACGGGAGATCTTTACGGGGAAGCGGCATCTCTAAATAACCTCGGATTTACAAACAAAGCAATAGGTGACAACCAAGCGGCACTGGGTAATTACGAAAAAGCACTGTCGCTGTATAGGGCGCTCGGTGACGCGGACCACGAATACATCGTCCTGCTCAACATTGCCAAGCTGTATTTTTCAATGAAAGAATATCTCGAAGCGGTGGAGTATTATGAAGATGCTCTTTCGCTAAAGGAAGGCGAGGGTGACGAAGGTACAGCAGAAATAGTAAGGACAATTGCGGAATCGTATCTGAATATGGGGGAGAACGAAAAAGCTGGCAGTGTGATCGCCGATAACGCACCTCTTTTAACGAAATACCCACAAGATCAAGTTAAACCGCAAGCGGAGAGTGAAGCCAAACAGGAGAGCATTCTACCGACGACAGGTAAAAAACACATCTCCATATCGCGAGGGGTGAGGAATTACCTAACCTCAATAATCGGATACTCTCAATATATCAAAGCAAATACAAGTCTATCGTTTGACGAGATAACGGAGATGATGGATGACATAGAAGTGAGCGCTCTAACGATAACGGAGCTGGTCAACAATATCGATATGTACGAAGCGATGACTGAGGGGAAGCTTGAACTAAATAAGAGCGAATTTAATTTTCCGGACATAGTATCGCTCGCGATGAGGCAGTCTTCGGCAAAGATACAATCGAAAAGGATCAACTCTATATTTAAGACATCGAAAGAGATCATTCCAATAAATTCCGACAAAAGGATTGTTTTACAAATATTAAATAATCTCATTTCCAATGCAGTGAGGTTTACTCCTCCGGGAAAGAATATCTACGCCTACGTCTCACCCGACGGTGAACTGGTGAGGTGTGAGATAATAGACGAGGGGGGCGGAATCAGCGAGGCAGAGGCATCACAGCTATTATCAAGTGATGCGGATGTAGACCACCCCGGAGTCGAGGACCCGATAGGAGTAGGTTTAGTGGTAGCAAAGAATCTGGCAGAATTAGTAGGGGGGAAGTTAAGATGTGAAAGTATGCTTGGAAAGGGAAGCGCATTTGTGCTCGAGCTTCCCGCAGTTTAA
- the recN gene encoding DNA repair protein RecN → MIEKLYIKNYLIIKEAEIEFDKGLNILTGETGAGKSIILDALSMILGERADFSLIRSNSDKLIIEGSFDFRRNKEVRDFLVSKELDDNDGYVIIRRELNQKGTSRNFINDTPIQLSDLKEFGDIIIDIHSQNEHQSLLKKETHIKILDNFIGPNDVFPEYSGLFEEYKVLVNEYMELTRRKDELIEKRDVIEFQLREINNVNPVKGEEPELENELSKVENVENIAQSIDTVLKILYDDEQSVYPSVSIALKELKDAVKYDSDLGKLSEDLESSYITIKEVSNFLNNYKSGINFDPVRVEQIRDRLGSLNFLKKKYNMSVDELVDKAEVLSKELDMTENYDYELGKLKKRVEAQKDDVYKRAVELSKIRKKSSIELEKDVNTYLNEVGLESAEFKIDISNVIAGDEQENFSYLVKNEKIVLSKSGIDNVEFLVKINKGSDFTPLRKSASGGEISRIMLAIKASLSGRDHVPILVFDEIDAGISGRIAGKVGRVMKKLANSHQIISITHLPQIAAMSERHFLIEKVDKDDETVTNIKTLSEDEKVQEVAKLISGEKVTEAAEKSARELIG, encoded by the coding sequence TTGATCGAGAAACTTTACATAAAGAATTATTTAATAATCAAAGAAGCCGAGATAGAGTTCGATAAAGGTTTAAACATATTAACAGGGGAAACAGGGGCAGGAAAAAGTATTATACTCGATGCACTGTCAATGATACTTGGTGAGAGAGCTGATTTTTCATTAATAAGAAGTAACTCTGATAAATTAATAATAGAAGGAAGTTTTGATTTTAGAAGAAATAAAGAAGTAAGAGACTTTCTTGTTTCAAAAGAGCTAGATGATAATGACGGTTATGTGATAATAAGGAGAGAGCTTAATCAAAAAGGTACGAGCAGAAATTTTATTAACGATACACCCATCCAATTAAGCGATCTAAAGGAGTTCGGTGATATCATTATAGATATACATTCACAGAATGAACACCAGTCGCTCCTAAAGAAAGAAACTCACATTAAGATACTGGATAACTTCATAGGACCGAATGATGTGTTCCCGGAATACTCAGGGCTGTTCGAGGAGTATAAAGTGCTTGTAAACGAATATATGGAGCTTACAAGACGTAAGGACGAGCTGATCGAGAAAAGAGATGTGATAGAATTTCAACTACGTGAAATAAACAATGTGAACCCGGTGAAGGGTGAAGAACCGGAGCTGGAAAATGAATTAAGTAAGGTAGAGAATGTCGAAAATATAGCTCAAAGTATAGATACGGTATTAAAGATACTTTACGATGATGAACAAAGTGTATATCCGTCGGTATCGATCGCATTAAAAGAGCTTAAGGACGCGGTAAAGTATGACAGCGATCTTGGTAAGCTATCAGAGGATCTGGAAAGCTCATATATAACAATAAAAGAAGTATCAAACTTTTTAAATAATTATAAGAGCGGAATAAATTTCGATCCTGTGAGGGTAGAGCAGATAAGGGACAGGCTTGGAAGTTTGAATTTTTTGAAAAAGAAGTATAATATGTCCGTGGATGAGCTGGTAGATAAAGCTGAGGTATTATCGAAAGAGCTTGATATGACTGAGAATTATGATTATGAGCTCGGAAAACTTAAAAAGAGGGTCGAGGCGCAAAAAGATGATGTTTATAAAAGGGCGGTGGAATTATCAAAAATAAGAAAGAAGAGCTCAATAGAGCTGGAGAAGGATGTAAATACATATCTTAATGAAGTTGGATTGGAATCGGCGGAATTTAAAATAGATATTTCAAATGTTATTGCAGGTGATGAACAGGAAAATTTTTCCTATTTGGTTAAAAATGAAAAAATCGTACTTTCTAAGAGCGGCATAGATAATGTTGAGTTTTTGGTAAAAATCAACAAAGGATCGGATTTCACGCCACTCAGAAAGTCAGCTTCCGGCGGTGAAATTTCGAGAATAATGCTTGCAATAAAGGCATCACTTTCAGGCAGAGACCATGTACCAATACTAGTTTTTGACGAAATAGATGCAGGTATCAGCGGAAGAATAGCGGGTAAGGTAGGAAGGGTAATGAAGAAGCTGGCAAACTCACACCAGATCATATCGATTACTCACTTACCCCAAATAGCGGCAATGAGCGAAAGGCATTTTCTCATCGAGAAGGTGGATAAAGACGACGAAACGGTGACTAATATTAAGACGCTGAGTGAAGATGAAAAGGTACAGGAGGTGGCAAAACTCATCAGCGGTGAGAAAGTCACAGAAGCGGCAGAGAAGAGCGCGCGGGAATTGATAGGTTAA